One Nitrospinota bacterium DNA window includes the following coding sequences:
- a CDS encoding ATP-binding cassette domain-containing protein, whose product MSEPLFVISNLKKSFGEREIFDIPYLELFQGKIYTVVGPNGSGKTTILKILNALEKPTSGKVFFKGKDIYNSPDLLTIQREMTMVMQNPYLFNTTVYKNVAYGLRLRNLDKKSIEEGVGKTLELVGLSHLKEERVTHLSGGEAQRVAIARGLAIKPKVLFLDEPAANVDQVNIKIIEEIILKIREEKDSTIIITTHNPTQAYLLADKVLSIINRNLSETYYENIFQGEIKKGNGIKIFSKNNIEICLTSDKLGRAIISIDPRDIILSHKPFESSARNSFRGKIKKISEIKEQIKVVVNVGLDFAAIITKESCAEMKLMIGSEVFLTFKTSSVQVY is encoded by the coding sequence ATGAGTGAACCCTTGTTTGTTATAAGCAATTTGAAAAAATCATTTGGTGAGAGAGAAATCTTTGACATCCCTTATCTAGAACTCTTTCAAGGGAAAATTTATACTGTTGTCGGACCAAATGGTTCAGGAAAGACCACTATTTTAAAGATATTAAATGCCCTAGAAAAACCTACATCTGGAAAGGTCTTTTTCAAGGGTAAAGACATCTACAACTCACCTGATCTCTTAACTATTCAGAGAGAAATGACCATGGTCATGCAGAACCCGTATCTTTTTAACACAACTGTATATAAGAATGTAGCCTATGGCCTCAGGCTGAGAAACCTTGACAAAAAGAGTATTGAAGAGGGTGTGGGAAAAACCCTTGAGCTTGTCGGCTTATCCCATCTCAAAGAAGAAAGGGTAACTCACCTTTCAGGGGGGGAAGCACAGAGGGTTGCCATTGCAAGGGGTTTGGCTATCAAGCCTAAGGTTCTTTTTTTGGACGAACCCGCAGCTAATGTAGACCAGGTTAATATAAAGATAATTGAGGAAATCATCCTTAAAATAAGAGAAGAAAAGGATAGCACGATCATCATAACAACGCACAATCCCACACAGGCATATCTCCTTGCTGACAAGGTTCTTTCTATCATAAACAGAAACCTGTCTGAAACTTACTATGAAAACATCTTTCAAGGAGAAATAAAAAAGGGCAACGGGATAAAGATATTCAGCAAAAACAATATTGAAATTTGCCTTACATCTGACAAGCTTGGAAGGGCCATTATCTCAATTGATCCAAGAGATATTATTTTATCTCATAAGCCCTTTGAGTCCAGTGCACGAAATTCTTTTCGAGGAAAGATAAAAAAGATATCTGAGATAAAAGAACAGATAAAGGTAGTCGTTAATGTTGGATTGGATTTTGCTGCAATAATAACTAAAGAATCCTGCGCTGAGATGAAGCTTATGATCGGATCAGAGGTCTTTCTTACTTTTAAAACTTCATCGGTCCAGGTCTATTAA
- a CDS encoding ABC transporter permease gives MYIIAEGLKKALELIFTSDPEILEIVLVSLKVSLIATLLATLIGVPLGFIIAVNEFKGKRIVTIILNTLMALPTVVVGLTVYAFISRQGPLGSFGLLFSPSAIIIGDLILGTPIIAAFTLSAVRGLDKRIQMTTVTLGANRFQATMTILGESRFGIFAAIIAGFGRVIAEVGSAIMLGGNIKGYSRTITTAIALETSKGEFGFGIALGIILLSVAFSINILFHHFQRKQG, from the coding sequence ATGTATATTATCGCAGAGGGGCTGAAAAAGGCCCTTGAACTCATATTTACCTCCGACCCTGAGATACTCGAAATTGTTCTCGTATCTCTCAAGGTCTCTTTGATAGCTACTTTATTAGCTACGCTTATAGGAGTGCCCCTTGGATTTATTATAGCAGTCAATGAGTTTAAGGGAAAAAGGATTGTTACAATCATACTCAATACCCTTATGGCTCTTCCAACAGTGGTTGTAGGACTCACTGTCTATGCCTTTATTTCTAGGCAGGGACCCTTGGGATCATTTGGTCTTTTATTCTCCCCCTCTGCGATTATTATTGGTGATCTCATTCTCGGGACCCCTATTATTGCTGCCTTTACCCTCTCTGCTGTGCGGGGTTTGGACAAAAGAATCCAAATGACAACTGTTACATTAGGGGCAAACAGATTTCAGGCAACTATGACGATTCTTGGGGAATCGAGGTTTGGTATTTTTGCCGCGATCATAGCCGGTTTTGGAAGGGTTATTGCTGAGGTAGGATCCGCAATCATGCTGGGAGGAAATATAAAGGGATATTCAAGAACCATCACAACTGCCATTGCCCTTGAAACGAGCAAGGGAGAATTTGGCTTTGGAATTGCTTTGGGAATCATCCTTCTCTCAGTGGCCTTTTCAATAAATATATTATTCCATCACTTTCAGAGAAAACAGGGATAA
- a CDS encoding substrate-binding domain-containing protein — protein MKNRKFLVFLLVFTLIFAFSLKAYADERLKMSTTTSTENSGLLNVLLPPFEKRFNVRVDVIPVGTGKALKLGSNGDVDIVFVHARKAEEKFVAEGYGVNRRDVMYNDFILLGPKNDPSGARGAKSAVDAFKKISKGKIPFFSRGDNSGTHKKEKAIWKKAGIKPEGRWYFETGRGMGDTIVTANEKLGYTIADRGTYLAFKNKIDIVVVYEGDKILYNPYGIIAVNPAKYPHTNYVMAMAFIGWVTSPEGQKLIREYKKFGEVLFKTLAIP, from the coding sequence ATGAAGAATAGAAAATTTCTTGTATTTTTGTTGGTCTTTACTCTTATCTTTGCTTTTTCTTTAAAGGCTTATGCTGATGAAAGATTAAAGATGTCAACAACAACAAGCACGGAAAATTCCGGGCTTTTGAATGTTCTCCTTCCCCCTTTTGAAAAAAGGTTCAATGTCAGAGTAGACGTCATCCCTGTTGGAACAGGAAAGGCCTTAAAACTTGGAAGCAATGGTGATGTTGATATTGTCTTTGTCCATGCCAGAAAGGCTGAAGAGAAATTTGTTGCAGAGGGATATGGTGTTAATAGACGGGATGTGATGTATAATGATTTTATTCTTCTTGGTCCCAAGAATGACCCCTCTGGTGCAAGAGGGGCAAAAAGTGCTGTGGATGCCTTCAAAAAAATATCCAAAGGGAAAATACCCTTCTTCTCCAGAGGGGATAATTCTGGAACCCACAAAAAGGAAAAGGCAATATGGAAAAAAGCTGGAATTAAGCCTGAAGGAAGATGGTATTTTGAAACAGGAAGGGGAATGGGAGATACGATTGTCACTGCTAATGAAAAGCTTGGTTATACAATTGCTGACCGGGGTACCTATCTGGCCTTCAAAAATAAGATTGATATCGTGGTCGTTTACGAAGGGGATAAAATCCTCTATAATCCCTATGGTATCATAGCAGTGAATCCAGCGAAATATCCGCATACAAATTATGTCATGGCCATGGCCTTTATAGGCTGGGTCACATCACCTGAGGGGCAAAAATTGATAAGGGAATATAAAAAGTTCGGCGAGGTTCTCTTTAAAACTTTAGCTATACCTTAA